A genomic stretch from Ureibacillus composti includes:
- a CDS encoding YdiU family protein encodes MKSGWNFDNSYSRLPDAFFTSTNPTPVKDPNIVILNEPLAKSLGLNVEALQSEAPVFGGNEIPEGASPLAQAYAGHQFGNFTMLGDGRAILLGEHLTPTGNRVDIQLKGSGRTQYSRAGDGRAALGPMLREYIISEAMHALNIPTTRSLAVVTTGEGTIRETILPGAILTRVAASHIRVGTFQYAAAARPVQELKELADYTINRHYPAIDDQTQNRYQQFLQEVVKRQANLIAKWQLVGFIHGVMNTDNMTISGETIDYGPCAFMDTFNPETVFSSIDTQGRYAYKNQPRIAVWNLARFAESLLPLLHEDDDQAVQIAQDSISKFNDYYNANWIKGMRAKLGLFTEEPQDEALIYKLLQLMEENQADYTNTFRSLTLGELKGSPLFGKPEFDEWMNEWQDRLNQQPQSKEEVAELMRANNPAVIPRNHRVEEALDAAVEGDYNVMHRLLDVLSKPFDYTSNHAEYCSQPEPSNRPYRTFCGT; translated from the coding sequence ATGAAATCAGGTTGGAATTTCGATAACAGTTATTCACGCTTACCGGATGCCTTTTTCACAAGCACCAATCCAACACCTGTTAAAGATCCAAACATCGTGATATTAAATGAACCTCTAGCAAAATCGCTTGGATTAAATGTAGAAGCACTTCAATCAGAAGCCCCTGTTTTTGGTGGAAATGAAATTCCTGAAGGAGCATCACCATTAGCACAAGCTTACGCAGGCCATCAATTCGGTAATTTTACAATGTTAGGAGATGGTCGAGCGATTCTACTAGGTGAACATCTAACACCAACAGGAAACCGAGTAGATATTCAGCTGAAAGGGTCCGGTCGTACGCAATACTCTAGAGCCGGTGATGGTCGTGCAGCCCTAGGGCCAATGCTTCGCGAATATATAATTAGTGAAGCTATGCATGCGTTAAATATTCCAACGACAAGAAGTTTAGCGGTAGTGACAACAGGTGAAGGAACGATCCGTGAAACGATTTTACCTGGTGCGATTCTCACGCGAGTAGCTGCAAGTCACATTCGTGTTGGTACATTCCAGTATGCAGCAGCGGCTCGACCAGTCCAAGAGTTAAAAGAACTAGCAGATTATACAATCAACAGACATTATCCAGCAATTGATGATCAAACACAAAATCGTTATCAACAGTTTTTACAGGAAGTCGTAAAGCGTCAAGCTAATTTAATCGCAAAATGGCAGTTAGTGGGCTTTATCCATGGGGTAATGAACACCGATAATATGACAATTAGTGGAGAAACCATTGATTACGGTCCATGTGCATTTATGGATACGTTTAATCCTGAAACGGTATTTAGTTCAATCGATACGCAAGGTCGTTATGCTTATAAAAATCAGCCAAGAATTGCGGTATGGAACCTTGCACGCTTTGCGGAAAGCTTACTTCCATTATTACATGAAGATGACGATCAAGCTGTTCAAATTGCACAAGACTCAATATCAAAATTTAACGATTATTATAATGCGAACTGGATTAAAGGGATGAGAGCAAAACTTGGTTTATTCACAGAAGAACCGCAAGATGAAGCACTCATTTATAAGCTCCTTCAACTAATGGAAGAAAATCAAGCGGACTATACAAATACATTCCGCTCATTAACGCTAGGTGAGCTTAAAGGATCGCCATTATTTGGAAAGCCAGAATTCGATGAATGGATGAACGAGTGGCAGGATAGACTGAATCAGCAACCACAGTCAAAGGAAGAAGTGGCAGAGTTAATGCGTGCTAATAATCCTGCTGTTATTCCACGAAATCATCGAGTGGAAGAAGCTTTGGATGCTGCGGTAGAAGGAGATTACAATGTAATGCATCGATTATTAGACGTGTTGTCAAAACCGTTTGATTATACAAGCAATCATGCAGAATATTGCTCACAACCCGAGCCATCTAACCGCCCATATAGAACTTTCTGTGGAACATAA
- a CDS encoding DUF1292 domain-containing protein — translation MEKIEVGEIFTITDDDDIEQEVEVLAAINIEGTEYAAVAFVEDLQEETEEDIDIFFLRLDEDGDFTAIESDEEFDKVSAAFDEIMEDDDE, via the coding sequence ATGGAGAAAATTGAAGTAGGCGAGATCTTTACAATTACGGATGACGATGATATTGAACAAGAAGTAGAAGTATTAGCGGCAATTAATATTGAAGGAACTGAATACGCAGCCGTCGCTTTTGTAGAGGACCTTCAAGAAGAAACAGAAGAAGACATTGATATTTTCTTTTTAAGATTAGATGAAGATGGTGACTTTACTGCAATTGAATCTGATGAAGAGTTTGACAAAGTTTCAGCTGCATTTGATGAAATCATGGAAGATGATGACGAATAA
- a CDS encoding pentapeptide repeat-containing protein: MKIDQPKVPKQLTQRCFEDIVREEDPELSNCQITNSAFDGEHLDRVSLSSMIVTNSSFQNTSFPNIQLTDVVFEKCDFSNADLSKASIHRVQFKECKLLGINFADSRFGNVLFENSILSFSTFADSNLNKVLFKSSLLKNADFYHCQFIKTKYQTSNIDGVNFEETSLKGVDFSTSEFQELTVTMESLRGCEVSAQQAITFASLMGLIIKEDELNL; this comes from the coding sequence ATGAAAATAGATCAACCTAAAGTACCAAAACAATTAACCCAAAGATGTTTTGAAGATATTGTTCGCGAGGAGGATCCAGAGCTTTCAAATTGTCAGATCACTAATTCAGCATTTGATGGAGAGCATCTGGATAGAGTGAGCTTATCTAGTATGATTGTGACGAATTCAAGCTTTCAAAATACGTCATTTCCAAATATTCAACTAACAGATGTAGTATTTGAGAAATGTGATTTTTCAAATGCAGATTTAAGTAAAGCGAGTATTCATCGTGTGCAATTTAAAGAATGTAAATTACTTGGCATAAATTTCGCAGATAGTCGCTTTGGAAATGTTTTATTTGAAAATTCCATTTTAAGCTTCAGTACGTTCGCTGATTCTAATTTAAATAAAGTGTTATTTAAATCAAGTCTATTAAAAAATGCGGATTTTTATCATTGTCAGTTTATAAAAACTAAATATCAGACATCAAACATTGATGGTGTGAACTTTGAGGAAACTTCATTAAAAGGAGTAGATTTTAGTACTTCAGAGTTTCAAGAATTAACGGTCACAATGGAAAGTCTAAGAGGTTGTGAAGTCTCCGCTCAGCAAGCCATTACATTTGCCTCATTAATGGGACTTATTATTAAAGAGGACGAATTAAACCTGTAA
- a CDS encoding AbrB family transcriptional regulator has protein sequence MHIKSISLVALLSVCGAWLFVLLHLPVPWMLGPLFTVLISQFFIKVEMYWPVQLRNVGLVVVGTSIGQMFLFEIFVKSGWLILFMVVINVALTIASVIMAIGVQKMGNISLKTALTCTVPGGLSQIVIFAEEEKDIDIAVVTYFHVIRVISIVLLIPFILSGHVVQGERSFFSVESIGPLALLLLATWGSVWFGKKIKLPVAYFLSPVLLVIILEMFSIDTPEIPGLLLHIAQILMGAYIGLLLKPKMLKLGTRVLFLGIGSALLLLAITFGQGLIMSHLLDYSLSTGFLSSAAGGLDQMSLIATAIGADVSVVTVFQIFRMLFVFLFILPLLKYVCVLIDRRNGMKSIGNKSFEVVQRSDGE, from the coding sequence GTGCATATAAAATCAATTAGTTTAGTAGCTCTCTTAAGTGTATGTGGTGCATGGTTATTTGTTCTATTACATTTACCTGTTCCTTGGATGCTTGGTCCACTTTTTACGGTCTTAATTAGCCAATTCTTTATAAAGGTTGAAATGTATTGGCCAGTACAATTGCGAAATGTTGGGTTAGTTGTGGTCGGTACCTCGATTGGTCAAATGTTTCTCTTTGAAATTTTTGTTAAATCAGGGTGGCTAATTTTATTTATGGTCGTCATCAATGTTGCATTAACAATTGCTTCAGTTATTATGGCAATAGGTGTTCAAAAAATGGGAAATATATCATTGAAAACGGCCTTAACTTGTACGGTTCCTGGGGGATTAAGTCAAATTGTTATTTTTGCAGAGGAAGAAAAAGATATTGATATTGCGGTTGTCACATATTTTCATGTAATCCGTGTAATCAGTATCGTCTTACTCATCCCGTTTATTCTTTCAGGTCATGTAGTACAAGGGGAAAGAAGTTTTTTCTCTGTTGAATCAATAGGTCCACTTGCTTTGTTGCTCCTTGCTACCTGGGGATCGGTTTGGTTTGGGAAAAAGATAAAGTTGCCGGTTGCCTATTTTTTATCACCTGTATTATTGGTCATAATTTTAGAAATGTTCTCCATCGACACACCTGAAATACCAGGCTTATTATTGCACATTGCCCAAATATTAATGGGGGCATATATCGGTCTATTATTAAAACCCAAAATGCTTAAACTTGGGACAAGGGTTTTATTTTTGGGTATTGGGAGTGCGTTATTATTACTTGCCATTACTTTTGGACAAGGTTTAATTATGTCACACTTACTCGACTATTCATTATCTACAGGATTCTTAAGTTCAGCAGCAGGGGGACTAGACCAAATGAGCTTAATCGCCACTGCCATAGGAGCAGACGTTTCCGTTGTAACCGTATTTCAGATTTTCCGAATGCTGTTTGTGTTTTTATTCATACTGCCACTCTTGAAATATGTCTGTGTGCTCATTGATCGAAGAAATGGGATGAAGTCAATCGGAAACAAAAGCTTTGAAGTTGTTCAAAGAAGTGACGGTGAATGA
- the ssuE gene encoding NADPH-dependent FMN reductase → MKAVIINGGYSVNSRLTGIEVEVEKLLSKTNTTYDKILVHKLPAEALITANYANPVIVENVKKVEDADVVILLTPVFKGAYSGILKTFLDLLPQKGFENKSVIPIAIGGSIAHLLSVDYALKPVVSILGATHVTNPVYVVDKLVTRVDDVYVIDGEITERLENTWKQVSGFASARV, encoded by the coding sequence ATGAAAGCAGTTATTATAAATGGTGGATATAGTGTGAATTCAAGACTTACTGGAATTGAGGTAGAGGTTGAAAAGCTTTTATCGAAAACTAATACAACTTATGATAAAATCCTTGTTCACAAGTTACCAGCTGAAGCATTGATCACAGCAAACTATGCGAATCCAGTGATTGTGGAAAATGTGAAGAAAGTTGAAGATGCGGATGTAGTCATTTTATTAACTCCTGTATTTAAAGGCGCATACTCAGGCATTCTAAAAACATTTTTAGACTTACTTCCTCAAAAAGGATTTGAAAACAAATCGGTGATTCCAATTGCAATCGGTGGATCAATTGCTCATTTATTATCTGTGGATTATGCGTTGAAACCAGTCGTATCTATTTTAGGAGCTACACACGTAACAAATCCGGTTTATGTAGTCGATAAACTCGTAACACGCGTGGATGATGTATACGTGATTGATGGCGAAATTACTGAACGTCTAGAAAACACATGGAAACAAGTAAGTGGATTTGCTTCTGCAAGAGTTTAA
- a CDS encoding amino acid ABC transporter permease encodes MQLDIPFIWTAFTEIIKALPLTLLIAFTPILLGLIIGIAVAFIRINNYKVIAPLANFYVSFYRGTPVIMHIFIIYFGVPVIFESLFGISLNLVPIGIFVIIALTLNAGAYLSEIIRSGILSVPKGQIDAAFSIGMTNFEMLKRIVLPQAFASAIPNLTNILIGFLHATSIAFLVSVKELTGVANIVASSNLKFLEAFIAAGIIYWGVTVLIELIAHFVEKKVTAYSNTGVARN; translated from the coding sequence ATGCAACTGGATATACCATTCATTTGGACGGCATTTACCGAGATCATTAAAGCATTGCCACTGACATTGTTGATTGCCTTTACACCGATCTTACTCGGTTTAATCATCGGAATAGCGGTGGCATTTATTCGTATTAACAATTACAAGGTGATCGCCCCTCTTGCAAACTTTTATGTTTCGTTTTATCGAGGAACCCCGGTCATCATGCATATCTTTATCATTTATTTTGGTGTACCAGTGATCTTCGAATCGTTATTTGGGATCTCACTAAACCTCGTACCAATCGGCATTTTCGTCATTATCGCGTTGACATTAAATGCTGGTGCTTACTTATCTGAGATCATTCGTTCAGGGATTTTAAGTGTACCAAAGGGGCAAATTGATGCGGCATTTTCGATTGGCATGACAAATTTTGAAATGCTAAAGCGAATTGTGTTACCACAAGCTTTTGCCTCAGCCATCCCGAATTTAACGAATATTTTAATCGGATTTTTACACGCAACATCCATCGCCTTCCTTGTGTCGGTTAAGGAATTAACAGGTGTTGCAAACATTGTTGCTTCTAGTAACTTAAAGTTCTTAGAGGCATTTATTGCAGCCGGTATTATTTATTGGGGTGTCACAGTGTTAATAGAATTAATTGCTCACTTTGTTGAGAAAAAAGTGACAGCTTATAGTAATACAGGTGTTGCGAGAAATTAA
- a CDS encoding amino acid ABC transporter permease, with the protein MGNFFEPTLIFTSIPKLLSYLHITIEILVLSVALGLLLGILIAVPKLYNVPILKEIMTVYISFIRGTPILIQLFLVFYGLPVVVGLFGVDITRMDPFYFVIITYTLSNAAAFAEIFRAAIKSVDYGQTEAAYSVGFTAWQNFYRIVFPQSIRVAFPNIANTSISSLKDTSLAFSIGVMDMMGRGDTLISATAHALEIYIALSVIYYVIVLIFERCFKWIERYLNRYILKEEPSL; encoded by the coding sequence ATGGGAAATTTTTTTGAACCAACACTGATTTTCACATCAATTCCAAAGCTATTATCCTATTTGCATATAACCATTGAGATTTTAGTATTATCTGTAGCGTTAGGTCTATTGCTTGGCATCCTAATTGCGGTGCCAAAGCTTTACAATGTCCCTATTTTAAAGGAAATAATGACTGTCTATATTTCCTTTATCCGGGGGACGCCGATTTTAATCCAATTGTTTTTAGTGTTTTACGGTTTACCAGTCGTGGTTGGATTGTTTGGCGTAGATATTACACGGATGGATCCGTTCTATTTCGTCATTATCACCTACACACTTAGTAACGCTGCTGCTTTTGCAGAAATCTTCCGCGCTGCGATTAAGTCCGTAGATTATGGGCAAACAGAGGCTGCATACTCAGTTGGGTTTACTGCTTGGCAAAATTTTTACCGAATTGTGTTTCCACAATCCATTCGTGTTGCCTTCCCGAATATCGCGAACACTTCCATTAGTTCGTTAAAAGATACTTCCCTCGCCTTTTCCATTGGCGTAATGGATATGATGGGTCGCGGTGACACACTGATTTCAGCAACTGCCCATGCATTAGAAATTTATATCGCCCTTTCTGTCATTTATTATGTCATCGTTCTTATTTTTGAACGCTGCTTTAAATGGATTGAACGTTATTTAAATCGCTATATCTTAAAAGAGGAACCATCGTTGTAA
- a CDS encoding transporter substrate-binding domain-containing protein: MKKAGIALTLAASLLLTACGSTSNSDSKEAATGSSSAKGDVEKVIIGTGSQFINICYFDEDGNLTGYDIELLKEIDNRLEDYEFEFETMDFNNLLLSLETKKIDLLAHNMAKNEEREAKFLFNKQPYNAMPLHVVVHEGNTEIKSIDDINGKTVGVAPTSNASIFVEKYVKDHNFDTEISYITQTPDMNSQLKNGRIDAIFSFPFAVDINNSSADAEQQIVGDPLLFTDIFFMFNKEDQELADAVDEALKALIEDGTVKELSTKWLGADYSVEL, translated from the coding sequence ATGAAAAAAGCAGGCATCGCACTAACACTAGCAGCTTCCCTACTTCTTACAGCATGCGGAAGCACAAGTAATTCAGACTCAAAAGAAGCGGCAACAGGATCTTCATCAGCTAAAGGCGATGTTGAAAAAGTTATTATCGGTACAGGGTCACAATTTATTAATATTTGTTACTTCGATGAAGATGGTAATTTAACAGGTTACGATATTGAATTGTTAAAAGAGATTGATAATCGTCTTGAAGATTATGAATTTGAATTCGAAACAATGGACTTTAACAACCTACTATTAAGCTTAGAGACGAAAAAGATTGATCTTCTAGCACATAACATGGCTAAAAATGAAGAGCGTGAAGCTAAATTCTTATTCAATAAACAACCATATAACGCGATGCCTCTACATGTTGTTGTACATGAAGGTAATACAGAAATTAAATCCATTGATGACATTAACGGGAAAACGGTTGGTGTTGCACCAACAAGTAATGCATCAATTTTTGTAGAGAAATATGTAAAGGATCATAATTTTGATACTGAAATTTCTTATATTACACAAACACCAGACATGAATAGCCAATTAAAAAATGGTCGAATTGATGCAATTTTCAGCTTCCCATTTGCTGTTGACATTAATAACAGCTCTGCCGATGCTGAACAACAAATCGTAGGCGATCCACTTCTATTCACAGATATCTTCTTCATGTTCAATAAAGAAGATCAAGAATTAGCTGATGCTGTTGACGAAGCATTAAAGGCTTTAATTGAAGACGGCACAGTGAAAGAATTAAGTACAAAATGGTTAGGTGCTGACTACTCAGTAGAATTATAG
- a CDS encoding glutaredoxin family protein, translating into MSANLDIIVWSKQGCSYCAEVKGYLEQEGIPYKTVDVTEHDEFRDILEVKYGVRYVPVVEIGRNNTYQGVTELGIEHLQKAIAEFNQKEGLTS; encoded by the coding sequence ATGTCAGCAAATTTAGATATTATCGTTTGGTCAAAACAAGGTTGCTCATATTGCGCAGAGGTAAAAGGTTATTTAGAACAAGAAGGAATTCCATATAAAACAGTCGATGTAACAGAACACGATGAATTCCGCGATATTTTAGAAGTAAAATATGGCGTTCGTTATGTACCAGTTGTAGAAATCGGTCGCAACAATACGTATCAAGGTGTAACAGAATTAGGTATTGAACATTTACAAAAAGCAATTGCAGAATTTAATCAAAAGGAAGGTTTAACATCATGA
- a CDS encoding LLM class flavin-dependent oxidoreductase: MTYQISILDQSPLFNEESNESALNRTVELAQKADKLGYHRFLVSEHHNSQDVAGSSPEVLVSYLLAKTERIRVGSGGVMLQHYSPYKVAENFHVLASLAGDRVDLGIGKAPGGLPLSTKALQYKKVPASDDFYESLNLLNQFINNNLPEDHELAGLKASPLPKVKPEVILLGASRGSAIEAAKRSISFSYAQFFNSADSDLEEAVKAYREHYPTGKFILGLNVIASLDEQKAKELAAGQTLYKVHLASGKRLTLVTEQQADKFGKESGESYTIEKVVPNVISGTPVQIKEKLDELHAKYGIDEFIYHTPAKDIEARLESFELLSPLNFQRLEASLNV; this comes from the coding sequence ATGACCTATCAAATTTCTATATTAGATCAAAGCCCTTTGTTCAACGAGGAATCGAACGAATCGGCATTAAATCGCACAGTTGAACTTGCTCAAAAAGCAGATAAATTAGGTTACCATCGATTTTTAGTATCTGAACACCATAATTCTCAAGATGTTGCGGGATCATCTCCTGAAGTACTTGTTTCTTATTTACTAGCAAAAACAGAAAGAATCCGTGTAGGTTCTGGTGGTGTTATGCTTCAACACTACAGCCCTTACAAAGTAGCAGAAAACTTCCATGTTCTAGCTAGTTTAGCAGGAGATCGCGTTGACTTAGGCATCGGGAAAGCTCCAGGTGGTCTTCCCCTTTCAACAAAAGCATTACAGTACAAAAAAGTACCAGCGAGTGATGACTTTTACGAAAGCTTAAACCTGTTAAATCAATTCATTAACAACAATTTACCAGAGGATCATGAATTAGCTGGGTTAAAAGCTTCCCCGCTTCCGAAAGTAAAACCTGAAGTTATTTTACTTGGAGCAAGTCGTGGCAGTGCTATCGAAGCAGCAAAGCGTAGCATTTCATTTTCTTATGCACAGTTTTTCAACAGCGCAGACTCGGATTTAGAAGAAGCTGTGAAAGCATATCGTGAACACTACCCTACTGGGAAATTTATTCTTGGCTTAAATGTCATTGCCTCACTAGATGAACAAAAAGCGAAAGAATTAGCTGCAGGTCAAACACTTTACAAAGTACACCTCGCTAGTGGTAAGCGATTAACACTCGTAACAGAACAACAAGCTGATAAATTCGGAAAAGAATCTGGCGAGTCTTACACAATTGAAAAAGTTGTGCCAAATGTGATTAGTGGTACACCTGTTCAAATTAAAGAAAAGCTAGATGAACTACATGCAAAATACGGAATTGATGAATTTATTTATCATACACCTGCCAAAGATATTGAAGCTCGTCTCGAGTCATTTGAACTACTAAGTCCATTAAATTTTCAAAGATTAGAAGCATCATTAAACGTATAG
- a CDS encoding amino acid ABC transporter ATP-binding protein encodes MIQLSNIHKSFGKTEVLKGINLQVNKGDIISILGPSGSGKTTLLRCINFLEKANEGSIAIDDIALDVKHATKKDIVALRKKTAMVFQSYNLFQHKTVLQNITEGLIVVQKKSEKEAIEIAKTMLAKIGLEHKADAYPSALSGGQQQRVGIARALALNPEVILFDEPTSALDPELVGEVLDVIRKIAKEGITMIIVTHEMNFARDISNRIVFMDGGVVVEEGSPRDVFNNPKHDRTKQFLRRLTPEYTYEI; translated from the coding sequence ATGATTCAGCTTTCAAATATTCATAAGAGCTTCGGTAAAACTGAAGTGTTAAAAGGCATTAATTTGCAGGTGAATAAAGGAGATATCATTTCCATTCTCGGCCCTAGTGGTTCTGGAAAAACAACGTTATTACGCTGTATCAATTTTTTAGAAAAAGCCAATGAGGGTTCAATTGCAATCGATGATATTGCCTTAGATGTAAAGCACGCAACCAAAAAAGACATCGTAGCGCTTCGCAAAAAAACAGCGATGGTCTTCCAAAGCTACAATCTGTTCCAACATAAAACTGTGTTGCAAAACATCACTGAGGGGTTAATTGTAGTTCAAAAGAAAAGTGAGAAGGAAGCAATTGAAATTGCCAAAACAATGCTTGCTAAAATCGGACTTGAACATAAAGCAGATGCTTACCCTAGTGCCCTCTCTGGCGGACAGCAGCAACGAGTTGGGATCGCACGAGCACTTGCATTAAATCCGGAAGTCATTTTATTCGATGAACCTACTTCCGCACTTGACCCTGAGCTTGTCGGTGAGGTACTCGATGTAATTCGTAAAATTGCTAAAGAAGGCATTACGATGATTATCGTGACACATGAAATGAACTTTGCCCGTGACATCTCGAATCGTATTGTATTTATGGATGGTGGCGTTGTCGTGGAAGAAGGCTCACCACGAGACGTGTTTAATAATCCAAAACACGATCGTACAAAACAATTTTTACGCCGCTTAACACCTGAGTACACTTACGAAATCTAA
- a CDS encoding LLM class flavin-dependent oxidoreductase, producing the protein MTNKKQVHFGAIIHGVGGNISGWRHPEVKKNQSVSLEFYTQQAQKAEEGKFDVVFIADGLYINEKSIPHFLNRFEPVTILSALAAQTKHIGLVGTISTSYSEPFTVARQLGSLDLISNGRAGWNVVTTPLESTALNYNKTIEEHPSHPVRYEIAEEYLEVVKGLWDSWEDDAFIADVENDQFFDPSKLHVLDHKGKYFSVRGPLNVARSKQGQPVVFQAGSSEAGIRLAAKTADSVFAHGASLESAQAYYKKLKTAVREEGRNPDEVLVFPALSPIIGDTEEDAERKYWEIANLVSIDKALAYLGRYFDHHDFTQYDVDAPFPELGDIGANSFRSTTDHIKKYAKEQNLTLREVALREATPRSPFTGTPEKIANEITRWVDEEGADGFIIATTAPHTLEDFVDKVIPLLQKEGRYRTEYPADTLRGNLGIPFVENRYTKAKSTQTV; encoded by the coding sequence ATGACAAATAAAAAACAAGTTCATTTTGGTGCCATCATTCATGGTGTAGGTGGAAACATTTCAGGATGGCGTCATCCAGAAGTGAAGAAAAATCAAAGTGTAAGCCTTGAGTTCTATACACAACAAGCACAAAAAGCTGAAGAAGGTAAATTTGATGTAGTGTTTATCGCTGACGGATTGTACATTAACGAAAAATCAATTCCTCACTTTTTAAATCGTTTTGAGCCTGTAACGATTTTGTCTGCGTTAGCAGCTCAGACTAAACATATCGGTCTTGTAGGTACAATCTCAACTTCCTATAGCGAGCCTTTTACAGTCGCTCGTCAACTTGGCTCTCTTGATTTAATCAGTAATGGCCGTGCAGGATGGAACGTTGTTACAACTCCTTTAGAAAGTACTGCACTAAACTACAACAAAACAATTGAGGAGCATCCAAGTCATCCAGTTCGCTACGAAATTGCAGAGGAATACTTGGAAGTTGTAAAAGGCTTATGGGATTCATGGGAAGATGACGCGTTTATCGCAGACGTTGAAAATGACCAATTCTTTGATCCATCAAAACTACATGTTCTAGATCACAAAGGGAAATATTTCTCTGTTCGTGGACCATTAAATGTTGCACGCTCAAAACAAGGTCAGCCAGTTGTATTCCAAGCAGGTTCTTCTGAAGCAGGTATTCGTCTAGCAGCGAAAACAGCAGATTCAGTATTTGCTCACGGTGCATCTCTTGAATCAGCTCAGGCATATTATAAAAAATTAAAAACTGCTGTTCGTGAAGAAGGTCGTAATCCTGATGAGGTTCTTGTCTTCCCAGCCCTTTCTCCAATTATCGGAGACACAGAAGAAGATGCAGAACGTAAATATTGGGAAATTGCAAATCTAGTATCGATTGATAAAGCACTAGCTTATCTAGGGCGTTACTTCGATCACCATGATTTCACACAATATGACGTTGATGCACCATTCCCTGAACTAGGCGATATTGGCGCAAACAGCTTTAGAAGCACAACAGACCATATTAAGAAATATGCTAAAGAACAAAACTTAACATTGCGTGAAGTTGCATTACGTGAAGCAACACCACGTTCACCTTTCACTGGAACACCAGAAAAAATTGCAAATGAAATCACTCGTTGGGTTGATGAAGAAGGTGCAGACGGATTCATAATTGCTACAACTGCTCCACATACACTTGAAGATTTTGTAGATAAAGTAATTCCACTTCTTCAAAAAGAGGGTCGCTATCGTACGGAATACCCTGCTGATACATTACGTGGAAACTTAGGAATTCCATTTGTGGAAAATCGCTATACAAAAGCTAAATCAACTCAAACAGTTTAA
- a CDS encoding LysR family transcriptional regulator, with translation MNIEHIESFLYVVKYKSIHKAASALYLTQPTVSARIKALEESLETQLFIRQGRSLSLTDRGKEFIPFATTIVDSFYESKKFLNRDLLLGDEHV, from the coding sequence ATGAATATCGAACATATTGAGTCGTTTCTTTACGTTGTGAAATATAAGAGTATTCATAAAGCTGCTAGTGCCCTGTATTTAACACAACCCACTGTATCTGCTCGCATTAAGGCGCTAGAAGAATCTCTAGAAACTCAGCTATTCATACGCCAAGGCCGCAGTTTATCACTAACAGATCGTGGTAAAGAGTTTATTCCTTTTGCAACCACAATAGTCGATTCATTTTACGAAAGTAAAAAGTTTCTCAATCGTGATTTACTGCTTGGAGACGAACATGTTTAA